A stretch of Carnobacteriaceae bacterium zg-C25 DNA encodes these proteins:
- the rplQ gene encoding 50S ribosomal protein L17: MAYRKLGRTSAQRKAMLRDLTTDLLINERIVTTEARAKEIRSTTEKMITLGKRGTLHARRQAAAFVRNEVASVREEEGTVVVETALQKLFNGLATRYEGRQGGYTRILKTEQRRGDGAQMVIIELV, translated from the coding sequence ATGGCATACCGTAAATTAGGTCGTACAAGTGCTCAAAGAAAAGCAATGCTACGTGATTTAACAACAGATTTATTGATTAATGAGCGTATCGTAACAACTGAAGCAAGAGCTAAAGAAATCCGTTCAACTACTGAAAAAATGATTACTTTAGGTAAGCGTGGTACATTACATGCACGTCGTCAAGCGGCAGCTTTTGTACGTAACGAAGTAGCATCAGTACGTGAAGAAGAAGGCACTGTAGTTGTTGAAACAGCACTACAAAAATTATTCAATGGTTTAGCAACACGCTACGAAGGACGTCAAGGTGGATACACACGTATCTTAAAAACTGAACAACGTCGTGGTGATGGCGCTCAAATGGTTATCATTGAGTTGGTTTAA
- a CDS encoding 50S ribosomal protein L10: MSEAIIAKKAELVQEVAKKIEDASSVVIVDYLGLTVDQVTRLRSQLRQAGVEFRVLKNGIVRRAVAAQNLEGLDEALVGPTAVAFSNDDAVAPAKILADFAKTAEALEIKAGIVEGKVVGKSEVEALAALPNKDGMLSMLLSVLQAPVRNTALVFKAVAEQKEEVA; this comes from the coding sequence ATGAGCGAAGCAATTATTGCTAAAAAAGCGGAATTAGTTCAAGAAGTCGCTAAAAAAATTGAAGACGCATCTTCAGTTGTTATCGTGGACTACTTAGGCTTAACCGTTGATCAAGTAACACGTTTACGTTCACAATTACGTCAAGCTGGCGTTGAGTTCCGTGTATTAAAAAATGGAATCGTACGTCGTGCGGTAGCAGCTCAAAACTTAGAAGGCTTAGATGAAGCTTTAGTAGGTCCTACAGCTGTTGCTTTTTCAAATGATGATGCAGTTGCACCAGCTAAAATTTTAGCTGATTTTGCAAAAACTGCAGAGGCATTAGAAATTAAAGCAGGTATTGTTGAAGGTAAAGTTGTTGGTAAATCAGAAGTAGAAGCTTTAGCAGCATTACCAAACAAAGACGGTATGTTATCTATGCTTTTATCAGTTTTACAAGCACCAGTTCGCAATACAGCGTTGGTTTTCAAAGCTGTTGCAGAACAAAAAGAAGAAGTGGCATAA
- the rplL gene encoding 50S ribosomal protein L7/L12, whose protein sequence is MALNIEQIIADIKEATILELNDLVKAIEEEFGVTAAAPVAVAAVGGAAAAEEKTEFDVELTSAGDKKIGVIKVVREATGLGLKEAKELVDGAPSIVKEGASKEDAEALKAQLEEAGASVTLK, encoded by the coding sequence ATGGCATTAAACATTGAACAAATTATTGCTGACATTAAAGAAGCAACAATTTTAGAATTAAACGACTTAGTAAAAGCAATTGAAGAAGAATTTGGCGTAACTGCTGCTGCTCCTGTAGCTGTAGCTGCTGTTGGTGGCGCTGCTGCTGCAGAAGAAAAAACAGAATTTGACGTAGAATTAACAAGCGCTGGCGACAAAAAAATCGGCGTAATCAAAGTTGTACGTGAAGCTACTGGTTTAGGTTTAAAAGAAGCTAAAGAATTAGTAGATGGCGCACCATCTATCGTTAAAGAAGGCGCTTCTAAAGAAGACGCTGAAGCATTAAAAGCTCAATTAGAAGAAGCTGGTGCTTCTGTAACATTAAAATAA
- a CDS encoding LPXTG cell wall anchor domain-containing protein — MFKKESVKYLVRKTAYGLGSVAVGFALLNTPLITQVSETLAPVAYAADFKRVINSEITPQQLKVTVIGESNSKVEVEYDQADDSEPLYTLTEKANGDGTSTYTLDKRFPGNVGYNPLKVLFTKDNVTKTYNLPEPASVLSKLARTPIEKTRVADPNALTADEQNAIIAKIVKRFNEFGRPITAANVSYSPALKQFAVDEDIDLTGKYPELDVYHAHVTLGVQAVIDLNAIQNTNIQITNEFLSGASFLGPADGKAVASYDGKEYKLVAARASQYVYSLDISRNSGYRETKFDVVNNNETLEFKLVNADGETLTKTVDVSEQLQHKVDQALKAKPLEKSVRENNNRFTDDEVAAFSQRIRTYLTEMGLGDRIESINQQGNTNIRVLFTPTTTTTENGTDTVQFGYIFTPEKLYTVGEPEPVLPPEIEQPTEQPAEQPSEQPEGNTGETPTNQDTPESTTGQQDEQAGKDEETAKPDTTVEKTPEPSNNQSTEQTAEQTGTASSETSDKAKTPLLPQTGETEQSTTLYGATALGLGLMIAAFKKRFNKETK; from the coding sequence ATGTTCAAAAAAGAAAGTGTGAAGTACCTTGTTAGAAAAACAGCTTACGGATTAGGTTCTGTAGCAGTTGGTTTCGCATTGTTAAATACACCACTTATCACACAAGTCAGCGAAACGTTGGCACCAGTTGCATACGCAGCAGACTTTAAAAGAGTGATTAACTCAGAAATTACTCCACAGCAACTAAAAGTAACGGTTATCGGAGAATCAAATAGCAAAGTTGAGGTTGAATATGACCAAGCTGATGATTCTGAGCCATTATACACGTTAACAGAAAAAGCAAACGGAGACGGAACATCAACATATACTTTAGATAAACGTTTCCCTGGAAATGTAGGCTACAATCCATTAAAAGTTTTATTTACAAAAGACAACGTTACAAAAACGTATAACTTACCCGAACCAGCATCTGTTTTATCAAAATTGGCTAGAACACCAATCGAAAAAACAAGAGTAGCCGATCCAAACGCATTAACAGCCGACGAGCAAAATGCGATTATCGCTAAAATCGTAAAACGATTTAACGAATTTGGTCGTCCAATTACAGCAGCTAACGTTTCCTATTCTCCTGCACTAAAACAATTCGCAGTGGACGAAGATATTGACCTTACAGGAAAATATCCTGAATTAGATGTTTATCATGCACATGTAACATTAGGTGTTCAAGCAGTTATTGATTTAAACGCTATTCAAAACACCAACATTCAAATTACAAACGAATTTTTATCAGGTGCAAGTTTCTTAGGACCTGCTGATGGTAAAGCTGTGGCATCTTATGACGGTAAAGAGTACAAGTTAGTAGCCGCTAGAGCTAGCCAATACGTTTATTCATTGGATATTTCACGAAATTCAGGGTATAGAGAGACAAAATTCGATGTGGTCAACAACAACGAAACATTAGAATTTAAATTGGTAAACGCTGACGGTGAAACGTTAACCAAAACAGTAGATGTTTCTGAACAATTGCAACACAAAGTCGACCAAGCACTAAAAGCAAAACCGTTAGAAAAATCAGTAAGAGAAAACAACAACCGCTTTACAGATGACGAAGTCGCTGCATTTTCACAACGTATTAGAACATACTTAACCGAAATGGGATTAGGCGACCGCATTGAATCGATTAACCAACAAGGTAATACAAACATCCGAGTTCTATTTACACCAACAACGACAACAACCGAAAACGGAACAGACACTGTACAGTTCGGATATATTTTCACGCCAGAAAAATTATACACTGTTGGAGAACCTGAACCTGTTTTACCACCAGAAATCGAACAACCTACTGAGCAACCAGCGGAACAACCGTCAGAACAGCCAGAAGGAAACACAGGTGAAACGCCAACCAACCAAGATACACCTGAAAGCACGACTGGTCAACAAGACGAGCAAGCAGGTAAAGACGAAGAAACAGCTAAACCCGACACAACAGTAGAAAAAACACCTGAACCGTCAAATAATCAATCAACTGAACAAACAGCGGAACAAACGGGAACAGCTTCATCAGAAACGTCTGATAAAGCAAAAACACCTCTATTACCGCAAACAGGTGAAACAGAGCAATCTACAACATTGTATGGAGCAACTGCTCTTGGATTAGGATTAATGATTGCAGCATTCAAAAAACGCTTCAACAAAGAAACTAAATAA
- a CDS encoding D-serine ammonia-lyase, translating to MSNNKQEILERIKKQEPVFWYNDERPTFEEAMKTNRFSREQVEDVEQRMERFKAFFKVAYPETASAGGVIESGLTKLDHLKGALEKAYNLTIDGNLYLKRDDTLPISGTVKARGAIYEVLKHAEKLALENGLLTGIDDDYAKFNSDEFKKFFSQYTVMVGTTGNLGISVGIMAEKFGFDVTVHMSYDAKEWKKELLRSKGVRVVEHQTNFTEAVTRGRIDSESNPYSYFVDDERSEDLFLGYTIAGSRLYQQLKDMNITVDEEHPLFMYMPCGIGGSPGGVAFGLKQYFGDHIHCFHAQPTTMPSMLCGVLSGQYDGVSVVDFGLEGKTIMDGLAVPRTSGFVAQAMETLFSGGYTMTEAEVMHWLSALVDLEDIPLEPAAIAGIPGVNALLNSENGRAYLEKYNLVDKLKNATHIAWATGGSMMPDNYKQEYYKEGKRSPFNA from the coding sequence TTGAGTAACAATAAACAAGAAATTTTAGAGCGTATCAAAAAGCAAGAGCCTGTTTTTTGGTATAACGATGAACGTCCAACGTTTGAAGAGGCGATGAAAACGAATCGTTTTTCGCGTGAACAAGTTGAAGATGTTGAGCAACGTATGGAACGTTTTAAAGCCTTTTTCAAAGTGGCATATCCCGAAACAGCGTCAGCAGGGGGCGTGATTGAATCAGGTTTGACGAAATTAGATCATTTAAAAGGTGCACTTGAAAAAGCGTACAACTTAACGATTGATGGTAATTTGTATTTAAAACGTGATGACACGTTACCAATTTCTGGAACAGTTAAAGCACGTGGAGCTATCTATGAAGTGTTGAAACACGCTGAAAAATTAGCGTTAGAAAATGGACTATTAACCGGAATTGATGACGATTATGCTAAATTTAACAGTGATGAATTTAAAAAATTCTTTTCGCAATATACCGTTATGGTTGGAACAACAGGAAATTTAGGTATTAGCGTTGGAATTATGGCTGAAAAATTCGGGTTTGACGTAACTGTTCACATGTCATACGATGCAAAAGAATGGAAAAAAGAATTGTTGCGTTCGAAAGGTGTTCGTGTTGTTGAACATCAAACGAACTTTACAGAAGCGGTGACACGTGGACGTATTGATTCAGAGAGCAACCCATATTCTTACTTTGTTGACGACGAGCGTTCAGAAGACTTGTTTTTAGGGTATACCATTGCGGGATCACGTTTGTATCAACAATTAAAAGACATGAATATTACGGTTGATGAAGAGCATCCATTATTCATGTATATGCCTTGTGGTATTGGCGGTAGTCCAGGTGGGGTGGCGTTCGGTTTGAAACAATATTTTGGCGATCACATTCACTGCTTCCATGCACAACCAACAACGATGCCATCGATGTTATGTGGTGTTTTATCCGGTCAATATGATGGGGTATCTGTTGTAGATTTCGGCCTAGAAGGTAAAACCATTATGGACGGTTTAGCGGTTCCAAGAACGTCAGGGTTTGTTGCGCAAGCAATGGAAACACTATTTTCTGGTGGGTACACAATGACAGAAGCAGAAGTGATGCATTGGTTGAGTGCGCTCGTTGATTTAGAAGATATTCCATTGGAACCGGCAGCCATTGCTGGTATTCCGGGTGTGAATGCGCTATTAAATAGCGAAAACGGCCGAGCATATTTAGAAAAATACAATTTAGTTGATAAATTGAAAAATGCGACACACATTGCTTGGGCAACGGGTGGTAGCATGATGCCGGACAATTATAAACAAGAATATTACAAAGAAGGAAAACGCAGTCCGTTTAATGCGTAA